One genomic window of Borreliella burgdorferi B31 includes the following:
- a CDS encoding glycoside hydrolase family 3 N-terminal domain-containing protein produces MDFLKTFSFLFFSFFCLNLIAIESLPEIDYEYFNKDKSDLVDLIKFLGELDFQTILKDRNLFIGIRNLTNFKNVQELNIDDINRIKKINPIGIILFRENLKDAEQTKGLINAIKSHIGHDIFIAIDEEGGIVSRASENKKMGVYNFPAMEHVGGVKDLHLIYKIGEVLAKQLRRLGINLNMAPVADIKFAPHTPLLNRTFGGYSAYNIGLMVEAFIDGMQNNGVFSAIKHFPGLGGTTTDTHKYLAFLPYSKSFLMLNNFVPFVFGRAAKFIMIGHVNVPKISKDITSMSKSIVNIIRENLNITSIMMTDSYDMGAITRSFSNIENAIKKSLSSGVNIVLIP; encoded by the coding sequence ATGGACTTTTTAAAAACCTTTTCTTTTTTGTTTTTTAGCTTTTTTTGCTTAAATTTAATTGCGATAGAATCTTTACCAGAAATAGATTATGAATATTTTAACAAGGATAAATCAGATCTTGTAGATTTGATAAAATTCTTAGGTGAATTAGATTTTCAAACTATTTTAAAAGATAGAAATTTATTTATTGGGATTAGAAATTTAACAAATTTTAAGAATGTTCAAGAGCTTAATATCGATGATATTAATAGAATAAAAAAGATTAATCCAATTGGTATAATTTTATTTAGAGAAAATTTAAAAGATGCGGAGCAGACAAAGGGATTGATTAATGCAATAAAGAGTCATATTGGACATGATATTTTTATTGCTATTGATGAAGAGGGGGGAATAGTTAGTAGAGCTAGTGAAAATAAAAAAATGGGGGTTTATAATTTTCCGGCCATGGAGCATGTGGGGGGTGTTAAAGATTTGCATCTTATTTATAAAATTGGTGAAGTTCTTGCTAAACAATTGCGTAGATTGGGTATTAATTTAAATATGGCTCCAGTTGCCGATATAAAATTTGCACCACATACTCCTTTATTAAATAGGACATTTGGAGGATATTCCGCTTATAATATTGGACTTATGGTAGAAGCTTTTATTGATGGTATGCAGAATAATGGAGTATTTTCGGCAATCAAACATTTTCCTGGATTAGGGGGAACAACTACAGATACACATAAATATTTAGCATTTTTGCCTTATAGTAAAAGCTTTTTAATGTTAAATAATTTTGTTCCATTTGTTTTTGGTAGAGCTGCTAAATTTATTATGATTGGTCATGTAAATGTTCCTAAAATTTCTAAAGATATAACTAGCATGTCTAAAAGTATTGTTAATATTATAAGGGAAAATTTAAATATTACTAGTATTATGATGACAGATTCTTATGATATGGGAGCAATTACAAGAAGTTTTTCTAATATTGAAAATGCTATTAAAAAGTCTTTGAGTTCGGGTGTCAATATAGTACTCATTCCTTAG
- a CDS encoding phosphoglucomutase produces the protein MLKQYSLNMKNFKKAFDEMIFSPSGFRKIFAKSKNEDSTENEINNKDKALIALIIFTISNYFKNESKPYIGLGLDSRPTGNIIAEITIKILITNKEKIRFFGILPITEILAYTKNSKDSKGFIYISASHNPIGYNGIKIGLNDGGVLNSAKANEIIQQIKKNSQNEKLISHLINTLNKFDEDKSNLEYYNKIIKLERKNKNQSYEAYKSLIHEIAYENDINNKNIEILKKRILKNPIGIIAEMNGSSRINSIDKELIESLGLKVKLYNDEIGIFKHSIIPEGKSLNECKKLLQNKYIQDNSFELGYVPDCDGDRGNLVFIDKATNTANIIEAQKIFALVVISELSYLYYTGIKNNIAIVTNDATSLNIEKIANFFNAKVYRVEVGEANLTEMADDLRAQGLIVKISGEGSNGGCIIHPSRVRDPITTLLSIVKLLKMKELYQIWCKLSKNHYKEKYDLKDILNTTNFYSNVIVSSKKANLTNLKIENQEILKSNYENLLIKEIKSNKLFQELSVVDYEIINYEGKRQSKIRTGDSSGGLKVLLKTNKEIVATLWMRISKTEPVTRVLSEVIYTKRNILFKLLEFNKKLIKKANLPNN, from the coding sequence ATGCTTAAACAATATTCACTTAACATGAAAAATTTTAAAAAAGCTTTTGATGAGATGATATTTTCTCCTTCAGGATTTAGAAAAATTTTTGCAAAATCAAAAAATGAAGATTCAACAGAAAATGAAATAAACAATAAAGATAAAGCACTAATAGCACTAATAATCTTCACAATATCAAATTATTTTAAAAATGAATCTAAGCCCTATATTGGATTGGGATTAGATTCAAGACCAACTGGCAACATTATTGCAGAAATAACAATAAAAATATTAATAACAAACAAAGAAAAGATTAGATTTTTTGGAATACTTCCAATAACTGAAATTTTAGCTTATACAAAAAACAGCAAAGATTCAAAGGGCTTTATTTATATTTCCGCAAGCCATAATCCAATAGGATACAATGGGATAAAAATAGGGTTAAACGATGGTGGCGTACTAAATTCCGCAAAAGCTAATGAAATAATACAGCAAATTAAAAAAAATAGCCAAAATGAAAAGCTAATAAGCCATTTAATTAACACTCTAAACAAATTTGATGAAGATAAATCCAATTTAGAATATTATAATAAAATAATAAAATTAGAAAGAAAAAATAAAAACCAATCTTATGAAGCATATAAATCATTAATACATGAAATAGCATATGAAAACGATATTAACAATAAAAATATCGAAATTTTAAAGAAAAGAATACTAAAAAATCCAATTGGAATAATAGCAGAGATGAACGGAAGCTCCCGAATCAATTCGATAGATAAAGAATTGATAGAATCTTTGGGATTGAAAGTAAAATTATATAATGACGAAATAGGTATTTTTAAGCACAGTATTATTCCTGAAGGAAAATCCTTAAATGAATGTAAAAAGTTGCTACAAAATAAATATATACAAGACAATTCTTTTGAGCTAGGATACGTACCAGATTGTGATGGAGATAGGGGCAATCTGGTGTTTATAGATAAAGCCACAAACACTGCAAATATCATCGAAGCACAAAAAATATTTGCACTTGTAGTCATTTCAGAACTTAGCTATCTTTATTATACAGGAATAAAAAATAACATAGCAATAGTAACCAATGATGCAACATCTCTAAATATTGAAAAAATTGCAAATTTTTTCAACGCCAAAGTTTATAGAGTAGAGGTTGGAGAAGCTAATTTAACAGAGATGGCAGATGATTTAAGAGCCCAGGGATTGATTGTAAAAATCTCAGGAGAGGGATCAAATGGGGGATGCATAATTCATCCTTCAAGGGTAAGAGACCCAATTACTACTTTACTTAGTATCGTAAAATTATTAAAAATGAAAGAACTTTACCAAATATGGTGTAAATTGTCTAAAAACCACTATAAAGAAAAGTACGACTTAAAAGATATTTTAAATACAACAAATTTTTATAGTAATGTAATAGTATCATCCAAAAAAGCCAATTTAACAAATCTAAAAATAGAAAATCAAGAAATTTTAAAAAGCAATTATGAAAATCTATTGATTAAAGAGATAAAAAGTAATAAGTTATTTCAAGAATTATCAGTAGTTGATTATGAAATCATTAACTATGAAGGCAAAAGACAATCTAAGATTAGAACAGGAGATTCTTCGGGAGGATTAAAGGTATTGTTAAAAACTAATAAAGAAATTGTTGCAACCTTATGGATGAGAATCTCAAAGACAGAACCAGTAACAAGAGTGCTCAGCGAAGTTATTTACACAAAAAGAAACATTTTATTCAAGCTACTAGAATTTAACAAAAAATTAATAAAAAAGGCAAATCTACCTAATAATTAA
- the trpS gene encoding tryptophan--tRNA ligase: MKRKVMLTGDRPTGALHLGHYVGSVVNRLKFQEEYETYFIIADLHTLTTKPDLKSINTIPSNVREMVLDYLACGINPDKVSIYLQSAIPELFELHLIFSMIVTVARLQRIPSIKDMSIAAGLKEIPYGLLGYPVLMSADILMTKANLVPVGRDNESHIEFARELARRFNHLYKNNFFPIPESVFTDSRPLVGIYGKNKMSKSLDNAIFLNDDENLLEKKIMSMYTDPNRIRADIPGNVEGNPIFIYHSFFNSNHEEVEDLKSRYKKGKVGDVEVKKKLFLALNSFLKPIRDKRSFYEAKKKDYIDEIIFDGTSKARFIANKVVKDVKDLIGLSKTWNGIKYSAEKKLKNEE; the protein is encoded by the coding sequence TTGAAAAGAAAGGTTATGCTTACGGGAGATAGGCCTACTGGCGCTCTTCATTTGGGGCACTATGTGGGGTCTGTAGTAAATCGGTTAAAATTTCAAGAAGAGTATGAAACATATTTTATTATAGCCGATTTACATACTTTGACTACAAAGCCTGACTTGAAGAGCATCAATACAATACCTTCTAATGTTAGAGAAATGGTTTTAGATTATCTTGCTTGTGGAATTAATCCTGATAAGGTTAGTATATATCTGCAATCAGCCATACCCGAGCTTTTTGAGCTTCATTTAATATTTTCAATGATTGTTACTGTTGCGCGCTTGCAAAGGATTCCAAGTATAAAAGACATGAGCATTGCAGCTGGACTTAAAGAGATTCCTTATGGCCTTTTGGGGTATCCTGTTCTTATGAGTGCAGATATTTTAATGACAAAAGCAAATTTAGTTCCCGTTGGGCGTGATAATGAATCTCATATTGAATTTGCAAGAGAGCTTGCACGAAGGTTTAACCATTTGTACAAAAATAATTTTTTCCCAATACCCGAATCTGTTTTCACAGATTCTCGTCCTTTGGTGGGTATTTATGGCAAAAATAAAATGAGCAAGAGCCTTGATAATGCAATTTTTTTAAACGACGATGAAAATTTATTAGAAAAAAAAATTATGTCTATGTATACAGATCCAAATAGGATAAGGGCAGATATTCCTGGCAATGTTGAAGGTAATCCCATTTTTATTTATCACAGTTTTTTTAATAGTAATCATGAAGAAGTTGAGGATCTTAAAAGTAGGTATAAGAAGGGTAAAGTAGGTGATGTTGAGGTTAAGAAAAAATTGTTTTTAGCTTTGAATAGTTTTTTAAAGCCAATAAGAGATAAAAGAAGTTTTTATGAAGCCAAAAAAAAAGATTACATTGATGAAATTATTTTTGATGGTACAAGCAAGGCGAGGTTTATTGCAAATAAAGTAGTAAAAGATGTTAAGGATTTAATAGGGCTTTCAAAAACTTGGAATGGAATAAAATATAGCGCTGAGAAAAAATTAAAAAATGAAGAATGA
- a CDS encoding AI-2E family transporter: protein MLKDLNTNQGLKPWRVESVFYCIVIVLIFIGAFKIAEAVFKPLAISIVLGFLVYPVYTFLARFKVPKFLIVFIIFFLLFSFSYLIFSFVYYSVTVLMKQLPYYQNQLAFIMKDVLSRYKVDSSVINDVNFSGYIYPFLTRAYNEIIGFTSSLVVVFLLLYFLLSEIHVFEMKLDKAFKKPISTRFIGALDTINNQIGKYLGIKILVSCLTGILVFIGLTLFGQDFPLVWAVLSFVFNFIPSIGSILAVFFIVITSLIQFYPNLNIVLYVFIYNTSIQMLIGNILEPKMQGKRLDISPFLLLCFLFFWGWLWGIVGLLISYPFTVIVKVIVDNVSWLKSFSVFLGGSEILSNISHISSKDKEI from the coding sequence ATGCTTAAAGATTTAAATACAAATCAAGGGTTAAAGCCTTGGAGAGTGGAATCTGTTTTTTATTGTATTGTTATAGTTTTAATATTTATTGGGGCCTTTAAAATAGCAGAAGCCGTATTTAAACCTTTGGCTATTTCCATAGTGTTGGGATTTTTAGTTTATCCTGTTTATACTTTTTTAGCAAGATTCAAAGTCCCAAAATTTTTAATAGTTTTTATTATATTTTTTTTATTATTTTCTTTTTCTTATTTGATTTTTAGTTTTGTTTATTACAGCGTTACTGTTTTAATGAAGCAATTGCCATACTATCAAAACCAATTAGCATTTATCATGAAAGATGTGCTTAGTCGATATAAAGTTGATAGTTCTGTTATTAATGATGTGAATTTTTCTGGTTACATTTATCCTTTTTTAACAAGAGCTTATAATGAAATTATTGGATTTACAAGCAGTTTGGTAGTAGTTTTTTTGCTGTTGTATTTTTTGCTTTCAGAAATACATGTTTTTGAAATGAAGCTTGATAAAGCTTTTAAAAAGCCGATATCTACTAGATTTATTGGGGCTTTAGATACCATTAATAATCAAATTGGCAAATATTTGGGAATAAAAATTCTTGTTAGTTGCTTAACGGGCATTTTAGTGTTTATTGGATTAACTTTGTTTGGGCAAGATTTTCCTCTTGTTTGGGCAGTTCTTTCCTTTGTTTTCAATTTTATTCCCAGCATTGGATCCATATTAGCTGTGTTTTTTATTGTAATAACATCTTTAATTCAATTTTATCCAAATTTAAACATAGTGCTTTATGTTTTTATATATAATACTTCTATTCAAATGTTGATTGGAAATATTCTTGAGCCAAAAATGCAGGGGAAAAGACTTGATATTTCACCATTTTTACTTTTATGTTTTTTGTTTTTTTGGGGATGGCTTTGGGGTATCGTAGGTCTTTTAATATCTTATCCTTTCACTGTGATTGTAAAGGTAATAGTTGATAATGTGAGTTGGCTTAAGTCTTTTTCTGTATTTTTGGGTGGCTCTGAGATTTTAAGTAATATTAGCCATATTTCAAGTAAAGATAAGGAGATTTGA
- a CDS encoding HAD family hydrolase: protein MNERENIIALIFDFDNTLIYGNMQQVLFDEYCVDSCSFWREVEGLEYVYKQNGYNIISNEMIYLSHFLTYVREGFFESLDNRALFNLGAKLRFFEGVIGLFDEISEINKKLENSKSQIKIYIVSSGFRQMILGSKIAPYVSKVWACEFIDSYLMPFYELRDDKFSKNKILSSVCYFVDHTIKTRVIFEINKGSYEKINERVPKSKRQIPFKNIFYIADGFSDVPAFEILNNILKHCRNTLTVYHGNDKNAKKLFYENRVGDFAEANYTKGTKLYNWIMEKICLSV, encoded by the coding sequence ATGAATGAAAGAGAAAATATTATAGCTTTAATATTTGATTTTGATAATACTCTTATTTATGGCAATATGCAGCAAGTACTGTTTGATGAGTATTGTGTTGATTCTTGTTCTTTTTGGAGAGAAGTTGAAGGTTTAGAGTATGTTTATAAGCAAAACGGTTATAATATAATTTCTAATGAAATGATATATTTATCCCATTTTTTAACCTACGTAAGGGAAGGGTTTTTTGAAAGTCTGGATAATAGAGCATTATTTAATTTGGGTGCTAAGTTAAGATTTTTTGAAGGGGTTATTGGCTTATTTGATGAGATATCTGAAATAAATAAGAAGTTGGAAAATAGCAAGTCTCAGATTAAAATTTACATTGTTTCAAGTGGGTTTAGACAAATGATTTTGGGAAGTAAAATTGCCCCTTATGTGAGTAAAGTGTGGGCATGTGAGTTTATAGATTCTTATTTAATGCCTTTTTACGAACTCAGAGATGATAAATTTTCTAAAAATAAGATTTTAAGCAGTGTTTGCTACTTTGTAGATCATACAATAAAAACCAGAGTTATTTTTGAAATCAATAAAGGGTCTTATGAGAAGATTAATGAGAGAGTGCCAAAGAGCAAAAGACAAATTCCTTTTAAAAATATATTTTACATTGCAGATGGATTTAGCGATGTTCCGGCATTTGAAATCTTGAATAATATTTTGAAACATTGTAGAAATACTTTGACAGTGTATCATGGAAATGATAAGAATGCAAAAAAATTGTTTTATGAGAATAGAGTTGGAGATTTTGCTGAGGCCAATTATACTAAGGGTACTAAATTGTATAATTGGATAATGGAGAAAATTTGCTTGAGCGTATGA
- the cdaA gene encoding diadenylate cyclase CdaA, with the protein MIDINDLNQIKDTFSRILDLSLISILVYYIYKNVINSYSTNLLKGMLIIISVGIISYYLNLYTISWLLNYIANILPIAIVILFNQEIKKIIMQIGNFNLAFKLSNKKEETLKVISEILKAVKHLSENKSGSLICIEKKIQLEQIINKGTKIDALISSELLISLFERETPLHDGAVIISKNKLKYAGSFLPLSNVDSISKAFGTRHRAGLGISENSDAITIITSEETGSISITINAKLEYNLSLSEIRNKLNLELIE; encoded by the coding sequence ATGATAGACATAAATGATTTAAATCAAATAAAAGATACTTTTTCAAGAATCTTAGATCTAAGCTTAATTAGCATCCTAGTATACTACATATATAAAAACGTAATCAATTCTTATTCTACAAATCTATTAAAAGGAATGTTGATCATTATCTCTGTAGGAATTATCTCATATTATTTAAATCTCTATACTATTAGTTGGCTGTTAAATTATATAGCCAATATATTACCAATAGCAATAGTCATACTTTTTAATCAAGAAATAAAAAAAATAATAATGCAAATTGGAAATTTCAATTTGGCCTTTAAGCTTTCAAATAAAAAAGAAGAAACTTTAAAAGTTATTTCTGAAATCCTAAAAGCAGTCAAACACCTATCTGAAAACAAATCCGGCAGCTTGATATGCATTGAAAAAAAAATACAGTTGGAGCAAATAATAAACAAAGGAACTAAAATTGATGCGCTAATATCTAGTGAACTGCTAATATCACTATTTGAGCGCGAAACTCCTCTTCACGATGGAGCTGTAATAATTAGCAAGAATAAATTAAAATACGCAGGCTCATTTTTACCATTATCTAATGTTGATTCTATTAGCAAAGCATTTGGAACAAGACATAGAGCAGGACTTGGGATTTCTGAAAATTCTGATGCAATAACAATAATAACCTCCGAAGAGACTGGATCTATTTCTATTACAATCAATGCAAAATTGGAATACAATTTAAGCTTAAGTGAAATTAGAAATAAGTTAAATCTAGAGCTAATAGAGTAA
- a CDS encoding CdaR family protein: protein MEIGKKIINIIKLLFDDWQNKAISILIAILMFVAFNFNKIESITTEKEFKIILNDQIALGKIPDFSKIKITIKVNKDDLKYLDLNKIILFIEASSIKIPGSYKLPIKIKNLNSIHIAEYKLSKTNVLLNLDNKVSKLVKIEPKFKLIEKDGKGEYFIAKYNILPENLLVYGPEQELKKINTIQTNVKEFDTRTLFVSDYLEVVPPNPLVMFEKSHVVVNIYLNKKYSNTTIKSPNLIFNNLKNGLEIKDKEKIINSENKMFVKIKTRLSEKQIKAHINNQNISLAFDLADIKTPGIYNIAANIILKENINETEIYDYEPKKIKLEIIESSEIKP, encoded by the coding sequence ATGGAAATAGGCAAAAAAATAATAAATATAATAAAGTTGCTATTTGATGATTGGCAAAACAAAGCTATTTCCATTTTAATAGCTATTTTAATGTTTGTAGCATTTAACTTTAATAAAATAGAATCAATAACAACTGAAAAAGAATTCAAAATTATCTTGAATGATCAAATAGCTCTTGGAAAAATACCAGACTTTAGCAAAATCAAGATTACAATAAAAGTCAACAAAGATGACTTAAAATACCTTGATCTTAATAAAATAATATTATTTATTGAAGCATCAAGCATAAAGATTCCTGGAAGCTATAAGCTACCAATAAAAATAAAAAATCTTAATTCAATACACATTGCAGAATATAAGCTTTCAAAAACAAATGTGTTGCTAAATCTTGATAACAAAGTCTCTAAATTAGTTAAAATAGAACCCAAGTTTAAACTTATAGAAAAAGATGGCAAGGGAGAATATTTTATTGCAAAATACAATATATTACCTGAGAATTTATTAGTATATGGACCTGAGCAAGAGCTCAAAAAAATAAACACCATTCAAACCAACGTAAAAGAGTTTGACACAAGAACTCTATTTGTATCAGATTATCTTGAAGTAGTTCCACCAAATCCTCTAGTTATGTTTGAAAAAAGTCACGTGGTAGTCAATATTTATTTAAACAAAAAATATTCAAACACAACAATAAAATCTCCTAATCTTATTTTTAATAATCTTAAAAATGGCCTTGAAATTAAAGATAAAGAAAAAATAATAAACTCAGAAAATAAAATGTTCGTAAAAATAAAAACAAGACTTTCTGAAAAACAAATTAAAGCTCATATAAACAATCAAAATATAAGCCTTGCTTTTGATTTAGCAGATATAAAAACTCCCGGGATTTATAACATTGCTGCAAATATAATTCTTAAAGAGAATATCAATGAAACAGAAATATATGATTATGAACCCAAAAAAATAAAACTAGAAATAATTGAAAGCTCAGAGATCAAACCATGA
- a CDS encoding holo-ACP synthase — translation MKSIGCDIIKVERFKNFLENKKKMERFFTHKEIENFKLKGGSIIESLAGKFAAKESLIKALSPLLQYKINYTLKDIEVIKSLKGNAEFCLHNEVEKFAIKMNLKLYLTISHEKEYAIAFVIVEN, via the coding sequence ATGAAGTCAATAGGATGTGATATAATAAAAGTAGAAAGATTTAAAAATTTTTTAGAAAATAAGAAAAAAATGGAGAGGTTCTTTACACATAAAGAAATTGAAAATTTTAAATTAAAAGGGGGTAGCATTATAGAAAGTTTAGCTGGAAAATTTGCAGCTAAAGAATCTTTAATTAAAGCATTAAGTCCACTGTTGCAATATAAAATAAATTATACCCTTAAAGATATTGAGGTAATAAAATCTTTAAAAGGAAATGCGGAGTTTTGTTTGCATAATGAAGTTGAAAAATTTGCAATAAAAATGAATTTAAAGCTATACCTAACAATATCCCATGAAAAGGAGTACGCTATTGCATTTGTAATAGTAGAAAATTAA
- a CDS encoding DUF2225 domain-containing protein, protein MKKISYFTKEKIECPVCSFKFQKEEFLTGSSRLIAGELKIDLKREYIKNDKYGNIYPRIYSITVCPKCYFAAFPSEFNSIPKNKKEILQNKKYERKKINTIFDNMLNFSKPRTLKEGAASYILAMLSYEHLEKNYNPTLNQAKSAIRAAWTFEDLEKEEPNKNYNYLQKIFYHKAAYLYKLVIEKDKDNSEPVSASTMFGPDTDKNYGYDSVLYLSGLLEYFYGNKDNKEYRYKQLNDIKTTLSKIAGMGKFSKEKPSILLDKIKEVYFKISKEMKNLK, encoded by the coding sequence ATGAAAAAAATATCATATTTTACAAAAGAAAAAATTGAGTGTCCTGTATGCTCTTTTAAATTTCAAAAAGAAGAATTTTTGACCGGAAGTAGTAGATTAATAGCCGGAGAGTTAAAAATTGATCTAAAAAGAGAATATATAAAAAACGACAAATATGGCAACATTTATCCTAGAATATATTCTATAACAGTATGTCCAAAATGCTACTTTGCAGCATTCCCAAGCGAATTTAATTCAATCCCTAAAAACAAGAAAGAAATTTTGCAAAACAAAAAATACGAAAGAAAAAAAATAAATACAATTTTTGACAACATGCTCAACTTCAGTAAACCTAGGACATTAAAAGAAGGAGCTGCAAGCTATATTCTTGCCATGCTGTCTTATGAGCATCTGGAAAAGAATTATAACCCCACATTAAATCAAGCAAAGTCAGCAATAAGAGCCGCTTGGACATTCGAAGACCTTGAAAAAGAAGAACCAAACAAAAACTATAATTATCTTCAAAAAATATTTTACCACAAAGCTGCATACCTTTATAAACTAGTTATTGAAAAAGATAAAGACAATTCAGAACCTGTTAGTGCATCAACCATGTTTGGCCCAGATACAGACAAAAATTATGGCTATGATAGTGTGCTATACTTATCAGGCCTTCTAGAATACTTTTATGGAAATAAAGACAATAAAGAATATAGATATAAACAATTAAACGACATAAAAACCACTCTTTCTAAAATAGCAGGCATGGGTAAATTTTCAAAAGAAAAGCCTTCAATACTTTTAGATAAAATCAAAGAAGTTTACTTTAAAATATCAAAGGAAATGAAAAATCTTAAATAA
- the truA gene encoding tRNA pseudouridine(38-40) synthase TruA, translated as MKKILAEIAYDGSIYHGFQIQPTKPTVQGEIEKALMKINKKKVKIHSSGRTDKGVHAKKQIITFDIKINIQLNNLKKALNAILLKNSIKILKLRYVKNSFHPRFSAQKRKYSYCILNSDNYYPWEGYQAHYVNKKLSISNLNQMAKTLIGKHDFTTFSCIKDKSKSKFRHIYFAKFKKRGKYIIFEIIGSSFLWKMVRSIIGTMLDIEIKNESISTFETILKSKNRNLARTTAPANALFLERVYYE; from the coding sequence ATGAAAAAAATATTAGCTGAAATCGCTTATGACGGATCCATATACCATGGATTTCAAATACAACCAACAAAGCCTACAGTTCAAGGAGAAATTGAAAAAGCTCTAATGAAGATCAATAAAAAAAAAGTAAAAATTCATTCATCCGGAAGAACAGATAAAGGCGTTCATGCAAAAAAGCAAATAATAACTTTTGATATAAAAATCAATATTCAGCTAAACAATCTAAAAAAAGCTTTAAATGCAATATTATTAAAAAACAGCATAAAAATACTAAAGCTCAGGTATGTAAAAAATTCATTTCATCCACGTTTTAGCGCTCAAAAAAGAAAATATAGCTATTGTATATTAAACAGCGATAACTACTATCCCTGGGAAGGTTATCAAGCTCACTATGTAAATAAAAAACTAAGCATAAGCAATTTAAACCAAATGGCCAAAACATTGATTGGAAAACATGATTTTACCACATTTTCATGCATAAAAGATAAAAGCAAATCTAAATTTAGGCATATATATTTTGCCAAATTTAAAAAAAGAGGAAAATATATTATTTTTGAAATAATAGGATCTTCTTTTTTGTGGAAAATGGTAAGATCAATAATAGGCACAATGCTGGACATTGAAATAAAAAACGAATCAATTTCTACTTTTGAAACAATATTAAAATCAAAAAATAGAAACCTTGCAAGAACAACTGCACCTGCAAATGCTTTATTTTTAGAAAGAGTTTACTATGAATAA